In Oreochromis aureus strain Israel breed Guangdong linkage group 15, ZZ_aureus, whole genome shotgun sequence, a single genomic region encodes these proteins:
- the LOC116333079 gene encoding aquaporin-4-like, producing MTAFKGIWTKEFWRCVTAEFSAMLIFVLLGLGSTINWGTVKEDPHPPDLVLISLCFGLTIATMVQCFGHISGAHINPAVTVAMVVTRKLSLAKAVFYLLAQCVGAIVGAAVLYGITPASVRGGMGVTEVNESISVGTALVVELFITFQLIFTIFATCDHKRKDLKGSSALAIGLSVCVGHLFAIPYTGASMNPARSFGPAMVTWSWENHWVYWVGPSMGGTLAAALYEYLFCPDPEVKKRFSETFVKTPFTAAKQRQDSATAQEPLFTVMDVERAEGREREVSGEVLSSV from the exons ATGACTGCCTTTAAGGGCATCTGGACTAAGGAGTTCTGGCGCTGTGTGACGGCTGAGTTCTCTGCCATGCTGATCTTTGTCCTGCTTGGCCTCGGTTCAACCATCAACTGGGGCACTGTTAAGGAGGATCCCCACCCCCCCGACCTCGTGCTCATCTCTCTCTGCTTTGGCCTGACTATTGCCACCATGGTGCAGTGCTTCGGCCACATTAGTGGGGCTCATATCAATCCAGCGGTCACAGTAGCCATGGTTGTGACCAGGAAGCTGAGCCTGGCTAAAGCAGTCTTCTATCTCCTGGCCCAGTGTGTGGGAGCCATAGTTGGGGCGGCCGTACTGTACGGGATCACCCCAGCCTCTGTTAGGGGTGGGATGGGAGTCACTGAA GTGAATGAAAGTATCTCTGTGGGTACCGCCCTGGTTGTAGAACTCTTCATCACCTTTCAGCTGATCTTCACCATCTTTGCCACCTGTGACCACAAACGTAAAGATCTTAAAGGTTCATCTGCTTTGGCTATTGGcctttctgtttgtgttggtCATCTGTTTGCT ATTCCCTACACTGGAGCCAGTATGAACCCAGCTCGGTCCTTCGGCCCAGCAATGGTCACATGGTCCTGGGAAAACCACTGG GTGTACTGGGTGGGTCCGTCAATGGGTGGCACTCTGGCTGCAGCTCTTTATGAATACCTGTTCTGCCCCGACCCAGAGGTGAAGAAACGTTTCTCCGAGACTTTCGTGAAGACGCCCTTCACTGCTGCTAAACAACGACAGGATTCAGCCACGGCCCAGGAGCCTCTGTTCACTGTCATGGATGTAGAAAGAGCtgaagggagggagagggaggtgtCTGGGGAGGTGCTGTCCTCTgtgtga